In Tubulanus polymorphus chromosome 2, tnTubPoly1.2, whole genome shotgun sequence, a single window of DNA contains:
- the LOC141900573 gene encoding juvenile hormone acid O-methyltransferase-like: MDFDGELYSNNSDFQKQCVRDILTLPGFFRQNCYRNVLDIGCGSGEVTNFLQNKINGVDRIFGFDKSASMVEFARSKNSNPRIEYSVADVTKPDTFKPEWQQKFDLITSFHVLHWTKNQYKNLENVKSLLSPNGEVLFYLPYTSSILYMSDIMNSVKWSPYFQGYTPTWSFNPDWEEYREWRYPDEITGYRRMAESLGFTVNQCTEHVQNYIFPDRQSAKGFFGTIFPHSMRIPASESSEFLDDALDLYLKSLPLNEDGKIRFYSKHVLVNLQNK, encoded by the exons ATGGATTTTGACGGTGAactttattcaaacaattccgattttcaaaaacaatgtGTTagagatattctaacgttgcCCGGGTTTTTTCGACAAAACTGCTATAGGAACGTATTGGATATCGGCTGTGGTAGCGGTGAGGTCACGaattttctacaaaataagATCAACGGAGTTGACCGTATTTTTGGTTTCGATAAG AGTGCATCTATGGTTGAATTTGCTCGATCAAAAAATTCGAATCCTAGAATTGAATATTCCGTAGCTGACGTCACCAAACCCGACACGTTCAAGCCGGAGTGGCAACAGAAATTCGACCTGATAACATCGTTCCACGTTCTACATTGGACTAAGAATCAATACAAAAActtagaaaatgtaaaatctttGTTATCCCCGAATGGTGAAGTTTTATTCTATCTGCCGTACACGTCATCGATCCTTTACATGTCTGATATAATGAACTCGGTAAAATGGTCTCCATACTTTCAG GGATACACACCGACGTGGTCATTTAATCCCGATTGGGAGGAATATCGTGAATGGAGATATCCCGATGAAATCACCGGTTACCGACGAATGGCTGAATCATTAGGTTTCACGGTTAACCAATGCACGGAACATGTTCAAAATTACATTTTCCCTGATCGTCAATCTGCAAAAG GTTTTTTCGGCACAATTTTCCCTCATTCGATGCGAATTCCAGCCTCAGAATCGTCTGAATTTTTAGACGACGCGCTGGATCTCTATTTGAAAAGTTTACCGCTGAACGAAGATGGAAAGATTCGATTTTATTCAAAACACGTCCTAGTGAATTtgcaaaacaaataa
- the LOC141899013 gene encoding juvenile hormone acid O-methyltransferase-like: MDADGEVYSNNSDLQKQLATDILSSNEFQQNRYRNVLDIGCGSGEVTNILLEKIDVVENLIAFDKSESMVEFARSKNPNPKIEYSVADVTKPETFKPEWQQKFDLITSFQTLHWTRNQYKNLENIKSLLSPNGEVFVNMPHISSFVRVLDIMKTAKWSPYFQGFTPAWLFHPDWEEYSEWRYPDVPTGYRRMAESLGFTLKRFAETNDDFILPGRQCAKGWFSALLPLKRIPDSKSSEFLDDALNLYLKSLPPDVNGKIHIRSKNIIAYMQIK; this comes from the exons ATGGACGCTGACGGTGAggtttattcaaataattctgATCTGCAAAAACAATTGGCTACAGATATTCTATCGTCAAATGAATTTCAGCAGAATCGTTATAGGAACGTGTTGGACATCGGCTGTGGTAGCGGTGAGGTCACAAATATTCTACTTGAAAAGATCGATGTAGTTGAAAATCTAATTGCTTTCGACAAG AGTGAATCTATGGTTGAATTCGCTCGATCAAAAAATCCGAATcctaaaattgaatattccGTAGCTGACGTCACCAAACCTGAAACGTTCAAGCCGGAATGGCAACAGAAATTTGACCTGATAACATCGTTTCAAACACTACACTGGACTCGTAATCAATATAAAAacttggaaaatataaaatctttattatcccCGAATGGTGAAGTTTTCGTCAATATGCCTCACATTTCATCGTTCGTTCGCGTACTTGATATAATGAAAACAGCGAAATGGTCTCCATACTTTCAG GGATTTACGCCGGCATGGTTATTCCATCCAGATTGGGAAGAATATAGCGAATGGAGATATCCCGATGTACCCACTGGATACCGAAGAATGGCCGAATCATTAGGGTTTACTCTCAAACGATTTGCAGAGACGAATGATGATTTCATTCTTCctggtcgtcagtgtgccaaAG GTTGGTTTAGCGCACTTCTGCCTTTGAAGCGAATTCCGGACTCAAAATCGTCTGAATTTTTGGACGATGCATTGAATCTATACTTGAAAAGTTTACCACCTGATGTCAATGGAAAGATTCACATTCGTTCCAAAAATATCATTGCTTATAtgcaaataaaataa
- the LOC141899807 gene encoding juvenile hormone acid O-methyltransferase-like — translation MDFDGELYSNNSDFQKQCVRDILTLPGFFRQNCYRNVLDIGCGSGEVTNFLQNKINGVDRIFAFDKSASMVEFARSKNSNPKIEYSVADVTKPETFKPEWQQKFDLITSFHVLHWTKNQYKNLENVKSLLSPNGEVLFYVPYTSSIIYMSDIMNSVKWSPYFQGYTPSWSFNPDWEEYREWRYPDEITGYRRMAESLGFTVNQCTEDVQNYIFPDRQSAKGFFGAVLLHLMRIPDSKSSEFLDDALDLYLKSLPLNENGKIRFYSKHVLVNLQNK, via the exons tcaaacaattccgattttcaaaaacaatgtGTTagagatattctaacgttgcCCGGGTTTTTTCGACAAAACTGCTATAGGAACGTATTGGATATCGGCTGTGGTAGCGGTGAGGTCACGaattttctacaaaataagATCAACGGAGTTGACCGTATTTTTGCTTTCGATAAG AGTGCATCTATGGTTGAATTTGCTCGATCAAAAAATTCGAATcctaaaattgaatattccGTAGCTGACGTCACCAAACCCGAAACGTTCAAGCCGGAATGGCAACAGAAATTCGACCTGATAACATCGTTCCACGTTCTACATTGGACTAAGAATCAATACAAAAActtagaaaatgtaaaatctttGTTATCCCCGAATGGTGAAGTTTTATTCTATGTGCCGTACACGTCATCGATCATTTACATGTCTGATATAATGAACTCGGTAAAATGGTCTCCGTACTTTCAG GGATACACACCGTCGTGGTCATTTAATCCCGATTGGGAAGAATATCGTGAATGGAGATATCCCGATGAAATCACCGGATACCGACGAATGGCTGAATCATTAGGTTTCACGGTTAACCAATGCACGGAAGATGTTCAAAATTACATTTTCCCTGATCGTCAATCTGCAAAAG GTTTTTTCGGCGCAGTTTTGCTTCATTTGATGCGAATTCCAGACTCAAAATCGTCTGAATTTTTAGACGACGCGCTGGATCTATATTTGAAAAGTTTACCGCTGAACGAAAATGGAAAGATTCGATTTTATTCAAAACACGTCCTAGTGAATTtgcaaaacaaataa